The following DNA comes from Kitasatospora sp. NBC_01287.
TCTTCACCTTCCCCGCCTGCGGGACGAGGATCAGCGAGATGACCACGGCGGCCAGGGTGAACCGCAGCGCCGCGCTGGCCGGTGCCGAGAGGTAGCGCACCGAGTACTTGGCGAGGTTGAACGTCGCGCCCCAGAAGAACGCGGACAGGGTCAGCAGCGGGTAGATGCTGCGAGTTTTCTTCATGCCGATCTCCGGTGAGAAGGAGCGAGCTTGGGATGCGGGAGCCGGCGGGGCGTCAGGCCCAGAGCCACGCGTCGAGCTCGATCGTGGAGGGGTGTGCGCGGCCCGAGCTGTTCAGGATCGCCATCGTGGCGTCAACGACGTCATCGGCGCTGAGCATCCTGGCGCGCTGCTCGGGGGTGTAGTCGATGTGGGGCAGCATGTTGTCCCGGAAGCCGGTGTCGACCTTGTCCAGCACGATGCTGGAGACCTTGACGCCCCACGGGCGGGCCTCCTCGATCAGGCACTTGGTCAGGCCCTCGATGCCGAACTTCGACACCGCGTAGGCGAACATCGCGCCGGCCGGGGCGCCGCGCTTGCCCCAGATCGAGGACATGTTGACGATGGTTCCGGTGCCGGCGTCCTTCATGTGCGGCAGCACGGCGCGGGACATCAGGAAGTAGCCGGTGAGGTTGGTGCGCAGGGTGCGCTCCCAGATCTCCAGGTCGGTGGTGAGGACACCGCCGAAGTAGGCGACGCCGGCCACGTTCAGCAGGTCGTCGATCTTGCCGAAGCGGGCGACGGCGGCGGCCACCGCCGCGTCCACGGCCTCGACGTCGGCGACGTCGTGGCTCGCGGTGATCACCTGGTCCTCGGTCCAGCCCGCCTCGGCCACGGCCTTGGCCAGACCCTCGCCCTCGTTGGAGTGGAGGATCAGCGCGTGGCCGGCGTCGGCCAGCCGGTGGGCCAGTGCCAGGCCGATGCCGCGGTCGGCGCCGGTGATCAGCGAGACCCGGCGGTTCTCTGCACTCATGGTGTCTCCTTGGTGTGGGTGCTGCTCTCTCGGTGTGGGTGGTGCTGTGGTGGTGCTGTGGTGGTGCGTCAAGTGGCTCTGTGGTGGCGCGCCGCACAACGCTGTGACGGCTCGTCAGGTGGCTCTGCGGTGGTGGCCTGCGGTAGCGGCCTGCGGTACTGCTCCGCTGCGGTGCTCCGCGGCGGTGCCGCCTCAGGCGGCACTCTCAGCCGCGGCCGGCCAGCTCGGGCAGCGGGCCCGGCTCGGCGGAGAGCAGCGGCCAGCCGTGCTCGGCGGCCTGGGCCAGCAGCACCGGGTCCTGGCCGACCACGTGCGGGCGGCCGACCTGCTGGAGCATGTCGAGGTCGCTGGCGTGGTCGCCGTAGCAGTAGCAGTGAGCGGCGGTCAGACCCAGCCGGGCCACCGTCTCCTGCACCGCCAGCGCCTTGTTGGAGCCGATCATCGGACGGACCACCTCGCCGGTGAGCCGGCCGTCCGAGCCGACCAGCGGCTCGCTGCCGAGCACCAGGTCCGCGCCCAACTCCCCCGCCAGCGGCTCCAGGCAGGCCCGGAACGAACCGGAGACGAAGACCACCGGGTCCCCGGTCAGCCGGTGCGCGGCGATCGCGTCGAGCGTCGCGCCGACGAAGGCGTCGGGGCGCCGCCGGTAGACGGCGTACCACTGGCGGCCCTGCTCCAGCAGCTCCTCGTACGGCACTCCGGCGAAGCCGCGGTAGTAGGCCCGGTTGACCTCGGAGCGGTGTCGCCCGGCCGCCGCGATCGCGTGCAGCCGCCCGGCCGCCTCCTGGTAGGCCTGCGGGCCGCCGCCGGTGTACTCGGTCCAGTGCCGCAGGAAGTCGAACATGCTCTTGACCGTGATGACGGTCTCGTCGACGTCGAAGAACGCCGCCCGTCGGGACCCGCCTGCCATGGCTCACTCACTCCTTCTCGTGAAGCTTCCTCGCGGCCCGCTGAACTGACACTGCGTCAGCTCGCCGCTTCCAGGCACTGCTCGTAAAGGCCCTCGCGCAGCGCCCGGGTGACCGCGCAGGTCCGGTTGGGGGAGTCGAGCTTGGCCAGGATGTTGGCCACCAGCCGCTTGGCGCCGTGCTCGGAGATCCCCAGCCGCCGGGCGATCTGCTTGTTGCTCAGCCCGTCCACCAGCAGCGGGAGCACCTCCTGCTCACGCGGCGTCAGGCGGGGCAGGGTCCGCTCCTGGACCGGCGCCCAGCCCGGCGTCAGCAGTCGCTGGGCCAGCGCGGACGGGATCGGCACCTCGCCGGCGGCGATCCGCTCCAGGCACTCGCGCACCGCGCGCGGCGTCAACTCCGCGGCGTCCAGCACCCCGGCGCTGCGCACGCTGGTGACCTTGGCCAGGTCGGCCTGGGCCACGTCCTCGACCAGCAGCAGCACCCGCGGCCCGGCGGCACCCGCCGCGGCGAGCGCGGCCACCACCGCGCGGTCGAGCTCGGCGAGCGCCACCACCACCAGGTCCGCAGCCAGTCGCCCGGCCGCCGCGATCGCCCCCGCGGCGTTCGCGGTAGTGGTCAACTCTCCAACGAAACCTGATGAGTTGAGCACGCGCTCGAACTCGAACCGACGCAGCTCACTGCCCAGGCCGAGCACCAGGCGGACGGGCGCGGTGGCCCCCTTCGGATTTTCCTCACTGTTCAGCACGACGACCATCCCCTCGATCACGCCGCCCGACCGGGCGCGTGCGGCCCTCGGTCCGAGGACATGCCCATGATGGCACAAGTAGAATACCTTCAGGGAGGTTTTTTCTCTGAGAACTCCGCCGCGGAGCGTGATCACGGCCGCCAACTGGGTCGATGCATCGTCAACTACCAGGAAACTCGCAGCAGTTCGACGGATCGCGGAACCTACCTTCTGTCAGGTATGTTCTCTACCCTGGAGGGAGGAGGCACGAGACGATGAAGCAGCAGCGCGCTTTGCGCACCTACCAGCAGACCCTGGACGCGGCGTCGCAGGAGTTCATCCAGCAGGGCTACGCCCGCGCCACCATGGCCGGCGTGATGGCCCGCACCGAGCTCACCAAGGGCGCGCTGTACGGGCACTTCCGCTCCAAGGAGGCCGTGGCCGCCGCCCTGGTGGCACACGGCGCCGAGGCCTGCGCCCAGGTGCTCGCGGAGGCCGCCGCGGGCGCCGACGACGCGGTGGCCGCCCTGCTGACGGCCGCCCTGACCCTCAGCAGGCGCCTGCGGAGCGACCCGAGAGTGCGTGCCGCGCTCCGGCTGGCCACTGAGCCGGCCGCCGAAGTACCGGGCGGCGCAGCCCTGCTGGCGAGCATCCACGGCTTCCTGCTGGAGCACGCCGGGCACGCCAGGCGGGCCGGCCGGCTGCCGGCCGAGCACACCCCGGCAACCGTCGCCGACCTGCTGCTGGCGGTGCTGCTGGGCTACGAGCAGCTGCCGGGGAGCACCAAGCCCGCCGAGTCGGACGCCGACCTGGACGAGGCCTGGCGCCTGCTGGCCCGCGCCCTGCTGCTCACCGGGCCCGACTGACGCGGCGGCCGCCGACCAAGCCCAGGACCCGCTGGACGCAGAGCAATTGACGTTTCATCAGCCACCTGCTCCCGGACGCCTCGGGCGCGCACACGCACGCACGGCGGTGGAGCCCGGTCGCACACCGGGCTCCACCGCCGCTCCCCCTCATCCCCCTCCGTGCTCCCTCTCGGTCCCTCACCCCTCGGCCCCTGCCCCGGCCCCCGCGAGCTCCTCAGTGCGCCAGCGCGGCCGGCTTGCCCCGCTGCGCGCCCCCGTGCCACGAGGGCGCACTGCCGCGCAGCCCCACCCGCCGATCCCAACCGGCCCGCCGCCTCGCGGGCGTGTGCGCCCGGGCCGCCGCCGCGAGCGCCGTCCGCTCGGCCACGGCCGCGAGCAGTACCGCTGTGACAATGGCGAGTTCGATCTCGTCCGGGCACCCGTGCAGCACCCGCAGGAGCGGCTGCGCCCCCTCGCCGCCGCTCACAGCGGCGGGTTCCCGTGCTTGCGGGAGGGCTGGTCCGCGTGCTTGCCGCGGAGCATCTCCAGCGAGCGGATCAGCACGGTGCGGGTCTCGGCGGGGTCGATGACGTCGTCCACCAGGCCGCGCTCGGCCGCGTAGTACGGGTGCATCAGCTCGCCACGGTACTGCTCGATCAGCTGCCGGCGAGCCGTGTCCTGGTCCTCGGCGGCCGCGATCTCGCGGCGGAAGACCACGTTCGCCGCGCCCTCCGCGCCCATCACGGCGATCTCGTTGGTCGGCCAGGCGAAGGAGAGGTCGGCGCCGATCGAGCGGGAGTCCATCACGATGTAGGCGCCGCCGTAGGCCTTGCGCAGGATCAGCTGGATCCGCGGCACGGTGGCCGTGCAGTACGCGTAGAGCAGCTTCGCGCCGTGCCGGATGATCCCGTTGTGCTCCTGGTCGACACCGGGCAGGAAGCCGGGCACGTCCAGCAGGGTGACCAGCGGGATGTTGAAGGAGTCGCACATCTGCACGAATCGGGCCGCCTTCTCCGAGGCGGCGATGTCCAGCACCCCGGCGGTGACGCCCGGCTGGTTGGCGATCAGGCCCACCACGTGCCCGTCCAGCCGGGCCAGCGCGCAGAGCACGTTGGTCGCCCACTGCTCGTGCACCTCGAAGAAGTCGCCGTCGTCGACGAGTTCCTCGATCACCCGCCGCATGTCGTAGGACTGGGCCGGGTTGGCGGGTACCAGGTCGACCAACCGCTCGCACCGGCGGTCGGCCGGGTCGGTGGCGGTCACCGAGGGCGGCAGCTCGCGGTTGTTGGCGGGCAGCAGCGAGAGCAGGTGCCGCACATCGGCCAGGCAGCCGCGCTCGTCGTCGTAGGCGAAGTGCGAGACCCCCGAGGTGCCGGCGTGCACGTCCGCGCCGCCGAGCTCGTCGAGGGTCACCTTGGCGCCGGTGACCGCCTCCACCACATCGGGACCGGTGATGAACATCTGCGAGATGCCGCGGACCATGAAGACGAAGTCGGTCAGCGCGGGCGAGTAGGCCGCGCCGCCCGCGCACGGGCCGAGCATCACCGAGATCTGCGGAATCACCCCCGAGGAACGGGCGTTGCGCTGGAAGATGCCGCCGTAGCCGGCCAGCGCGGTGACGCCCTCCTGGATCCGGGCGCCGGCACCGTCACTGAGGCTGACCAGGGGGGCGCCGGCCTGCTCGGCCAGGTCCATGATCTTGTGGATCTTCGCCGCGTGCGCCTCGCCCAGCGAACCCCCGAAGATCCGGAAGTCGTGCGCGTAGACGAAGACGGTCCGGCCCTCGACGGTCCCCCAGCCGGTGACCACCCCGTCCGAGTACGGTCTGCGGCGTTCCAGTCCGAAGCCCTGCGCCCGGTGCCGGCGCAGCGGCTCCACCTCGCAGAACGAGCCCTCGTCCAGCAGGAGGTCGATCCGCTCCCGGGCGGTGAGTTTTCCTCTGGCGTGCTGCAGCTCGGTCGCGTTCGCGGCCGGTCCCTGGACCACCTCGTCCCGGATCCAGGCCAGTTCGGCCAGCCGCTCGTGTGCGCTGGGGACCCCGGCGGGCACCGTGGCGGGTCGGCTCTCCTCGATGATGCTCATGCTGGTTCCTTCCTGACTCGCGGAGCCGGTCAACTGATCTCTGCGCCGAGGGCGTCCGCCCGGCGCTGGGAGGCCCTGGCCCCCTCGGCGGCCAGTCGCAGGGCCGCCAGCTCGTCAGGGGCGAGCCGGGTCTCCACCACCTTGTTCACGCCCCGGGCACCCAGCTCCGCCTCCACCCCGAGCCAGACCCCCTCAAGTCCGAACTCGCCGTCCACGAAGGCGCAGACCGGCAGCACCGCACCGGAGTCGGTGAGCACCGCGCGGGCCAGCGCGGCCGCCGCGGCGGCCGGCGCGCGCAGCACGGCGGAACCGCGCAGCAGCGCGGTCAGCTCGGTGCCGGCGTAGCGGGTGCGCTCCGCCAGGTCCTCCAGCACCCCGCTGGAGAGCAGCTCGCCGAGCGGGCGCCCGTCCACCGTGCAGGCCGAGACGGCGGTGAGCATGTCCTCGCCGTGCCAGCCCAGCGTCAGCGCCCGCACTCGCGCGACCTCCACCTCCAACTCCTCGGCCAGGAAGTGGGCGAAGCGCGCCGAGTCCAGCGCCGGGCTCTGGCCGATCACCCGCGAGGCCGGGAAACCGGCGGCCTGCTGCACCGCCCGGGTCAGCTCGGCGACGGGGTTGCTGGCCATCAGCAGCACCGCGTCGGGCGAGTGGAGGGCCACCTGCCGGGCCAGCCCGGTGACCAGCTCCAGGTTCGCGCGCAGGTGGGTGAAGCGGTCGCCGTCCGGCGTGGGACGCCGGCCGGCGGCGATCACCACCAGGTCGGAGCCGGCCGTCAGTTCGTAGCCCTCCCCCTCGGGCGAGGTGGCGATCCCGACGGCCAGGGTCTCGTGCCCGGTCAGCGCCCGGCACTGGTTGAGGTCCAGCGCCAGTGCCTCCGCCCGGCCGTCGACCACGTCGGCGAGCACCACCAGGCCCGCCGTGTCGGACTCGGCGATCCGCCCGGCGATGGCCGCGCCCTGAGCGCCCGCCCCGACGACGGTCACCTTCCCTGTCTGTGCCATGAGCCGTTCTCCTCACACATCGTCAGCTTCTGCTTGTCCGCGGGGCGGCCGAACGGGCCGGAGCGCCTCAGGGCAACAGAATACCTACGTGAAGGTTTTTATCCAGCCTCCCTTTTCGGGCACCCCAGGCCGCACCCCGGCCCCACCCGCACCCCATTCCCCACCCCCCAGCCCGAGCCCCGCACCCTGCGGCCCGCAGCCCGAGCCCTCGCACACCCGGCAGCGCACACCCAGCGCCGCACACCCAGCGCCGCACACCCGGCAGCGCTCCAGCCGGCAGCGCTCCAGCCGGACTTGAGCAACCCTCCAGAGGCACTCCGGCGACACTCCAGCCACCCCCCAGCGGCGCTGCCGGGCGCGCTCCATACCCCCTCAAGGGGCAGCGTACTCAAAAAAATACCGGTGAGAAGGTATTTGCGCGGCTATAGTGCTTGTTGATCGCACAACCATCCGCTGGGGGCCCGAGAAGAGAGTTGGAGCGCCACCGTGAACCAGACCACCTCGCCGCCGATGCCGACCACCGCCAGGACGGCGAGCATCGAGCAGCTTCTTGAGCCCAAGCAGGAACGGGCCCTGCGGACCAGGTCCCAGATCCTCGAAGCATCCGCCGAACTCTTCGCCCAGCACGGCTACTTGGGCACATCGATCACCGACGTCGCACGGAGCGTCGGGATGACCAAGGGGGCGGTCTACTTCCACTTCAAGGACAAGGAGGACATGGCCATCGCGGTGGTGGAGACCCACTACCAGCGCTGGGCCACCCTGCTGGACTCCGTGCACGGCCAGGGCCTGGACCCACTGGCCACCATCCACGAGCTGCTCGACCGCGCGGCGCACGCCTTCGCCGAGGACGCCATGGTGCGGGCCGGCACCCGGCTGCAGGCCGAGCAGGCGCAGATCAAGGCGGAGCTGCCACGGCCCTACCTGGCCTGGATCGAGAAGCTGGCCTCGAACCTGATCGCGAGCGCCCAGGAGGCCGGCCAGGTCCGGCGCGACCTGGAGGCGGCTGCCCTGGCCCGAGTGATCGTCTCCGCCTTCTTCGGCATGCAGTACGTCTCCGACGTGCTGAACAGCCGCGACGACCTGCTCACACGCTGGTCGGAGGTCCGCACCGTGGTCCTGGGCGCGCTCGCCCCGCGCTGACCTCCCGCGCGCGGCACGCATCAGGCCGGGCACGCATCAGGCCGGGCACGCATCAGGCCCGGTACGCGTACGCACCGGGCCTGCGCGCCGGGCCGGGCCTGCGGGGCCGAGCCGGGCCGAGCGACCGGCCAACGACCGGCGACCGTGTCAGTCCTGCGGCGGACGTCAGTCCTGCGGCGGCACGTAGTACGAGACCAGCGTGCCCACCCCCGGCTCGACCGCCTTCCAGGAGCCCTCGAAGGAGAGCACCGCGATCCCGGCCGTCGGGAACCCGCCCTGGCGCAGCCGCGAGAGCTCGTCCCCCAGGCTCACGTCCCCGGCGAGCACCTCGACCAGGCTCTGCACCCCGGGGTTGTGGCCGATCAGGATCAGATCGGCGTACTGCTCCGGGGTCTCCTGCAGCACCTCGATGATCTCGCCCGCGGTCGCCTCGTAGATCCGGTCCTCGAAGACCGTCTTGCGGGCCCGCTTGGGCAGCTCGTGCGCGACCAGCTTCCAGGTGTCGCGGGTGCGCACCGAGGTGGAGCAGAGCACGAAGTCGGGGTTGATCCCCGAGTCGGCCAGCCACTCGCCGGCGGCCGGCGCCTGGTGCCGGCCCCGGTCGGCGAGCGGGCGCTCATGGTCGGCGACCTCCGGCCAGTCGGCCTTGGCATGGCGGAGCACGGTGATCCTGCGAGACGCGTTGAGGCTCATTGGAAAAGCTTCGCAGAAAACCCGGCCCGCCACCGGGCTCAGCCCATCGACTGGGCGATCGTCGCGATGATCGAGATCAGCACGACGATTCCGACGATCGCCGCGAAGACCAGCGCCAGCTTGCGGCGGCCGTCAGTGGGATTGGGTTCGAGAACGGGCATGGGCCCGAGTCTCGCACCCGTCCCCGATCAGGCGGAAACCGGGGTGGCCGCCACCTCGTCCTCGATGTGGCGGGCCCGGGCGGCCCGCAGGCCGATCAGCACCTGCGGCACCAGCAACACCGTCAGGAAGGCGAGCGGCAGGTCCCAGCCGCCGGTGCGCTGGTAGAGGGTGCCGACCAGGATCGGGCCGGGGATCGAGATCAGGTAGCCGACGCCCTGGGCGAAGGCGGACAGCTGGGCCACCCCGCCACTGGTCCTGGCGCGCAGGCCGATCATGGTCAGGGTGAGCGGGAACGCGCAGTTGGACAGCCCCAGCAGCACGGCCCAGAGCCACTGCCCGCCGGCCGGCGCGAAGATCAGCCCGAGGTAGGCGGCCACGCCGCAGGCGGCCAGCGCCACCACGAAGATCCGCTGGTCACCGCGCCGGGCCGCCCAGCTGGGCAGGATGAAGGAGATCGGCACCCCGATCGCCATGGTGAGCGCCAGCAGCACGCCCGAGGTGCCGGCGCTGACGCCGGCGTCCTGGTAGATCTGCGAGATCCAGCCCATCACGGCGTAGGCGCCGGTCGCCTGGCAGCCGAAGAAGACGGCCAGCGCCCAGGCGGTGCGGCTGCGGGTGATCGCCAACCGGCCCTCGGCGCCGGTCGCGGCCGCGGTCGGCCGCCCGTCCCGGCGCGCCGCCAGAGTGATCAGCCAGACCAGCAGCGCGAGCCCGCCGAGCGCCGCCCAGACCCCCAGGCCCAGCCGCCAGCTGCCGCCCAGCGCGCTGGTCATCGGCACGGTGACGGCCGCGGCCAGCGCGGTGCCGGCCGACAGCATCATCGAGTACAGCCCGATCATCGGGCCGACCCGGTCCGGGAAGTACCGCTTGATCACCACCGGGATCAGCACGTTGGCGACCGCCACCCCGGCCAGCGCCACCGCGGTGAGCAGCAGGAAGACCGCGGTACCGCCGGAGAAGGAGCGGGCGGCGACGCCGGCCGTGATCGCTCCCGTCCCGGCGGTCACCACCAGGGTCGGCCCGAACCGCCGGGCCAGCACCGGGGCGGCGAAGCCGAAGACCGCGAAGCAGAAGGACGGCACGGCGGTGAGCAGCCCGGCCACCGTGGCGCTCATGTGCAGGTCGGCGCGGACCGGGTGGAGCAGCGGGCCGAGACTGGTCACCACCGGGCGCAGGTTCACGGCGGCGAGCGCGACGGCGACGGCCAGCAGCCAGCCGAGGCGGCGCGAGCGCGTGTCGGCGGAGCGCGTGCCGGCGGCGGAGCGCTGGGCGGCGGACGGGCGTTCGAGGGTGGACAGCCGCTCGACGGTGGGCGGGTGTTCGGCGCGCGGGGTGGCGGGACTGGCGTCCGCTGCGGAAGGCATGGGCACCATCATAGAATGATGGGATGAATTTCCGCGCCATCATCGCGAGAGGATGGTGCCAGTCGAGCCTTCGAAGGAGCACCATGACGCTGTCCTCGCCCCGGCGCACTCCGCTGGCCGATCAGGTGATCGCCCAGCTGCGGGCCCAGATCACCTCGGGCGAGTGGCCGGTCGGCTCCCGGATCCCGACCGAGGCCGCGCTGGTCGAGCAGCTGGGCGTGGCCCGCAACACGGTGCGCGAGGCCGTCCGCGCGCTGGCCCACAACGGGCTGCTGGACATCCGCCAGGGCTCGGGCACCTACGTGCTGGCCACCAGCGAACTGGCCGGAGTGATGCACCGCAGGTTCGCCGACGCCGGGCAGCGGCAGGTCGCCGAGCTGCGCTCGGTGCTGGAGGCCGGGGCGGCCGCGCTGGCCGCCCACCGGCGCACCGAGCGGGATCTGACCCTGCTGACCGCCGCGCTGGCCCGGCGCGAGGAGGCCTGGTTCGGCGGCGACACCGAGGTGTTCGTGCAGGCCGACGCCGCCTTCCACCAGGCGGTGGTGGCCGCCGCGCACAACGACGTGCTGGCCACGCTCTACGCCGACCTCGGCGAGGTCACCCGGGCCCACCTGCGCCAGGACATCGGCCCGGTGCTCTCCCCCGAGCGCTATGTGGGTCACGACCAGATCCTGGCCGCCATCCGCGGCGGCGACGCGGCCGCGGCCTCCACCGAGTCCTCCGCCGCGGTCGGCGCGTGCGGCCGGCTCGACAGCGAAGCCCCCAGCGGCAAGACCCGGAGCAGCGAAACCCTCGGCAGCGAGGCCTGAGCCGGCCGCGCGGCCGCCCGCAAGCAGACGACCCCCGCCGCGACCGGTCAACGGCCGCGACGGGGGTCGCCTGGTGCGTGGTGCGTGGTGCGCGATGCGCGGCGCGCTCAGGCGCCGATCGCGTGCAGCCCGCCGTCCACGTGGATGATCTCGCCGGTGGTCTTCGGGAACCAGTCCGAGAGCAGCGCGACCACACCACGGCCGGCCGGCTCCATGTCGGTGACGTCCCAGCTCAGCGGCGAGCGGTGGTTCCAGGTGTCGGCCAGCTGCTCGAAGCCCGGGATCGACTTGGCGGCCATCGACTTGAGCGGGCCGGCCGAGACCAGGTTGCAGCGGATGTCCTGCGCGCCCAGGTAGCGGGCCAGGTAGCGGGAGGTCGCCTCCAGCGCCGCCTTGGCCGGGCCCATCCAGTCGTACTGCGGCCAGGCCACCTGCGCGTCGAAGGTCAGGCCGACCACCGAACCGCCCTCGGTCATCAGCGGCAGGCAGGCCGTGGTCAGCGCCTTCAGCGAGTACGCCGAGACGTGCATCGCGGTCGCCACCGACTCCCACGGCGTGTCCAGGAAGGTGCCGCCCAGCGCGTCCTGCGGCGCGAAGCCGATCGAGTGCACCACGCCGTCCAGGCCGCCCAGCTGCTCGCGCACCAGGCCGGCCAGCCGGTCCAGGTGCTCGCCGTTGGTGACGTCCAGCTCCAGCACCTTGACGTTCTCGGGCCGCGGCAGCTTCTTGGCGATCCGCTCGGTCAGGCTCGGCCGCGGGAAGGCGGTGAGGATGATCTCGGCGCCCTGCTCCTGGGCCAGCCTCGCGATGTGGAACGCGATGGAGGACTCCATCAGCACGCCGGTGATCAGGATCCGCTTGCCCTCGAGAATTCCACTCATGTCGCTCAGTGCCCCATACCCAATCCGCCGTCCACGGGAATGACGGCTCCAGTGATGTACGCGGCCTCGTCGGAAGCGAGGAACCGCACGGTGGAGGCGACCTCGGCGGGCGCGGCGTACCGGCCCAGCGGCACCCCCGAGACGATCTCCTTGCGGCGCTCCTCGCTGAGCACCGCGGTCATGTCGGTGTCCACGAAGCCGGGAGAGACCACGTTGACGGTGATGCTGCGCGGGCCGTACTCGCGGGCCAGCGAGCGGGCGAAGCCGATCAGCCCGGCCTTCGAGGCGGCGTAGTTGGCCTGTCCCGGCGAGCCCGCCAGGCCGACCACCGAGGAGACCAGCACGATCCGGCCCCTGCGGGCCCGCAGCATCTTGGCCGAGGCGCGCTTGACCACCCGGAAGGTCCCGGTCAGGTTGGTCTCGATCACCGAGGTGAAGTCGTCCTCGGTCATCCGGAGCATCAGCACGTCCTTGGTGATGCCGGCGTTGGCCACCAGCACCTCGACCGGGCCGTTCGCGGCCTCGATCTCGGTGAAGGCCGCGTCCACCTGCGCGGCGTCGTTGATGTCGCAGCGCACCGCGAGCACCCCGAGCCCGGCCAGCTCCTCGGGCAGCTCGCCGGAGCGGCTGGTGATGGCGACCTTCTCGCCCGCCTCGGCGAAGGCCTGGGCGATGGCGAGGCCGATGCCCCGGTTACCTCCGGTGACGAGAACCGAGCGGCTCAACGATCCACCTCTCCCTTTTCCTGGTTGCGTGACGCGTCCGGAACGTACGCAGTGTGACGCTATCGGTTGCCTCCGCACCGCGACGAATCTGGGCTCCACAGGTGATCAGGGCCGGAACTGTCGCATTCCGACAATGCGCGCCCCCACCCGACCGGTGCCGGCTGTCGGGAACGCCGAACGGTCGATACCCGTTGCCCTGTCGGTGCGGGCCGGTCGAGTCGTAGCCTGTGCCCCGACCGAATGCCGAGAACACACCAGTAAAGGGCGGCATCCCGATGAGCGAGGCAAACCCCCAGGCCAGTCGGCGCCGGGGCCGGCTGCTCACCCTGACCACCGCGGCCGTCGGCATCGGCGCGGCGGCCTGGGCACTGCGCGAGGTCCCCGCCGCCTTCGGGCGCGACCCCGACGCCGAGCACGACGACCGGATCCGCAACTCCCCCCAGTTCGCGGACGGCACCTTCCACAACGCGCCCTCCTCGGTGGCCCGCGCGCCGCAGCGCTTCTCGCCGACCGACCCGGCCGCGCTGCGCCGCTTCCTGACCGAGCGGGCCGGCCGCACACCCGGCCGCCCGGTGCCGCTGATCCGCGAGGCGGGCCCCGCCGACCGGCCGGCCGCCCAGGAGGTGGCGATCACCTGGTACGGCCACGCCTCCGCGCTGGTCGAGATCGA
Coding sequences within:
- a CDS encoding FadR/GntR family transcriptional regulator, which translates into the protein MTLSSPRRTPLADQVIAQLRAQITSGEWPVGSRIPTEAALVEQLGVARNTVREAVRALAHNGLLDIRQGSGTYVLATSELAGVMHRRFADAGQRQVAELRSVLEAGAAALAAHRRTERDLTLLTAALARREEAWFGGDTEVFVQADAAFHQAVVAAAHNDVLATLYADLGEVTRAHLRQDIGPVLSPERYVGHDQILAAIRGGDAAAASTESSAAVGACGRLDSEAPSGKTRSSETLGSEA
- the fabI gene encoding enoyl-ACP reductase FabI, with product MSGILEGKRILITGVLMESSIAFHIARLAQEQGAEIILTAFPRPSLTERIAKKLPRPENVKVLELDVTNGEHLDRLAGLVREQLGGLDGVVHSIGFAPQDALGGTFLDTPWESVATAMHVSAYSLKALTTACLPLMTEGGSVVGLTFDAQVAWPQYDWMGPAKAALEATSRYLARYLGAQDIRCNLVSAGPLKSMAAKSIPGFEQLADTWNHRSPLSWDVTDMEPAGRGVVALLSDWFPKTTGEIIHVDGGLHAIGA
- the fabG gene encoding 3-oxoacyl-[acyl-carrier-protein] reductase — its product is MSRSVLVTGGNRGIGLAIAQAFAEAGEKVAITSRSGELPEELAGLGVLAVRCDINDAAQVDAAFTEIEAANGPVEVLVANAGITKDVLMLRMTEDDFTSVIETNLTGTFRVVKRASAKMLRARRGRIVLVSSVVGLAGSPGQANYAASKAGLIGFARSLAREYGPRSITVNVVSPGFVDTDMTAVLSEERRKEIVSGVPLGRYAAPAEVASTVRFLASDEAAYITGAVIPVDGGLGMGH